One Fusobacterium nucleatum genomic window carries:
- a CDS encoding DUF2335 domain-containing protein — MVEGYEKNCPGATDRILAMTENQLKSSQEIELSEQNNINECRLTMLKSDIEYNRRGQIFGFILLLTMIIGGFLLVYIGREVGGYGAIIGSITIAIGSIIWNKQKNKDKN, encoded by the coding sequence ATTGTTGAGGGTTATGAAAAAAATTGTCCAGGAGCAACGGATAGAATATTAGCTATGACAGAAAATCAATTAAAAAGTTCACAAGAAATTGAATTAAGTGAACAAAATAATATTAATGAGTGTAGACTTACAATGTTGAAATCAGATATAGAATACAATAGGAGAGGACAGATATTTGGTTTTATATTATTGCTTACTATGATAATTGGAGGATTTTTACTTGTCTATATTGGTAGAGAAGTGGGAGGTTATGGAGCTATTATTGGTTCTATAACAATAGCAATAGGTAGTATTATTTGGAATAAACAAAAAAATAAAGATAAAAATTAG
- the coaE gene encoding dephospho-CoA kinase (Dephospho-CoA kinase (CoaE) performs the final step in coenzyme A biosynthesis.), with the protein MIIGLTGGIASGKSTVSKYLAEKGFKVYDADRIAKDISEKKSVQEEIILTFGDKILDKNGNIDRKKLKEIVFEDKEKLKQLNAIIHPKVIDFYKELKEQNTDKIIIFDVPLLFESGIDKFCDKILVVISDYKIQLNRIVERDKIDRELAEKIIKAQLSNEERIKKADVVIENNSSLEDLFEKVERFCERI; encoded by the coding sequence ATGATAATAGGTTTAACTGGTGGAATAGCTAGTGGAAAAAGCACAGTATCAAAATATTTAGCAGAAAAAGGTTTTAAAGTTTATGATGCTGATAGAATTGCTAAGGACATTTCAGAAAAAAAATCAGTTCAAGAAGAAATAATTTTAACTTTTGGGGATAAAATTTTAGATAAAAACGGAAATATTGATAGAAAAAAATTAAAAGAAATAGTTTTTGAAGATAAAGAAAAATTAAAGCAATTAAATGCTATAATACATCCAAAAGTTATTGATTTCTATAAAGAATTAAAAGAACAAAATACTGATAAAATAATAATTTTTGATGTACCATTACTATTTGAAAGTGGAATAGATAAATTTTGTGATAAAATCTTAGTTGTTATCTCAGATTATAAAATACAATTAAATAGGATAGTTGAAAGGGACAAAATAGATAGAGAACTAGCAGAAAAAATAATAAAAGCTCAATTATCCAATGAAGAAAGAATAAAAAAGGCAGATGTAGTAATAGAGAATAATTCAAGTTTAGAAGATTTATTTGAAAAAGTAGAAAGGTTTTGTGAAAGAATATGA
- a CDS encoding U32 family peptidase: MKIVAPAGNMERFYSAISATADEIYLGLKGFGARRNAENFTVEELKKAIDYAHLRGSRIFLTLNTIITNREIELLYPTLKDLYNYGLDAIIVQDIGYAEYLHKNFPSIEIHGSTQMTVANYYEINYLKELGFKRIVLPRELSFEEIKEIRKNTDMELEVFVSGSLCISFSGNCYMSSFIGGRSGNRGMCAQPCRKEYKTSCGEKSYFLSPKDQLYGLDEIKKLQEIGVESIKVEGRMKDVSYVYETVSYFRNLINGIDKEENTPKLFNRGYSKGYFYDNDKTIMNRDYSYNMGEKIGEVVGKSIRLDEDVVSGDGITFVSKDYKNLGGTYINKIAYKNEKLILNFPDGTKYIFRNYNKRLNDEISKKIKSTDKKLEINFDFTAKLDEKLILKIYLEDENGNRILNLEEISETLTQKAQKRAISEEDIKEKLSEIGDSEFTVKNIKIDIDENIFIPLSELKNLKRNAVEKFREKILSYFRRDLDSKLKENNQEYFKLEIEKDEPKDLEIRVIVSNEEQKNFLENIKNEYNIKEIYYRTYDIAKQSMLSQHNLDSKLASNFYELLKNKNSAVMLNWNMNIVNSYTISVLEKIEKLESFIVSPEINFSKIRELGKTRLKKALLIYSKLKGMTIDIDIADNKNEVITNKENDKFNIIKNEYGTEIFLDKPLNIINIMEDIKKLNVDIVVLEFTTETIEDIKKVLKQLKTRKGEYREYNYKRGVY, translated from the coding sequence ATGAAAATTGTAGCACCAGCAGGGAATATGGAAAGATTTTACTCTGCCATTAGTGCAACAGCTGATGAAATATACTTAGGTTTAAAAGGTTTTGGAGCAAGAAGAAATGCTGAAAACTTTACAGTTGAAGAGTTAAAAAAAGCAATAGACTATGCCCATTTAAGAGGGAGCAGAATATTTTTAACTCTTAATACAATAATTACTAATAGAGAGATTGAACTTCTATACCCAACTTTAAAAGACTTGTATAACTATGGTTTAGATGCAATAATTGTGCAAGATATTGGCTATGCAGAGTATTTACATAAAAACTTTCCTAGTATAGAAATTCATGGAAGTACACAAATGACAGTTGCCAATTATTATGAAATAAACTATTTAAAAGAATTAGGTTTTAAAAGGATAGTTTTACCAAGAGAGTTAAGTTTTGAGGAAATAAAAGAAATCAGAAAAAATACTGATATGGAGCTTGAAGTTTTTGTATCAGGTTCACTTTGTATATCTTTTTCTGGTAATTGCTATATGAGTAGCTTTATTGGTGGAAGAAGTGGTAATCGTGGAATGTGTGCCCAACCTTGTAGAAAGGAATACAAAACTTCTTGTGGAGAAAAATCATATTTTTTAAGTCCTAAGGATCAGTTATATGGTTTAGATGAAATAAAGAAATTACAAGAAATTGGAGTAGAAAGTATAAAGGTTGAAGGTAGAATGAAAGATGTTTCCTATGTCTATGAAACAGTTTCTTATTTTAGAAATTTGATAAATGGAATAGATAAGGAAGAAAATACTCCTAAATTGTTTAACAGAGGTTATTCAAAAGGATATTTCTATGATAATGATAAAACTATTATGAATAGAGATTATTCATATAATATGGGTGAAAAAATAGGAGAAGTTGTAGGGAAAAGCATAAGGCTAGATGAAGATGTAGTTTCAGGAGATGGAATAACTTTTGTTTCAAAGGATTATAAAAATCTTGGTGGAACATATATAAATAAGATAGCCTATAAAAATGAAAAGCTAATTTTGAATTTTCCAGATGGGACAAAATATATTTTTAGAAATTACAACAAAAGATTAAATGATGAGATTTCAAAAAAAATAAAGAGTACAGATAAAAAGTTAGAAATAAATTTTGATTTCACAGCAAAATTAGACGAAAAATTAATTTTAAAAATTTATTTAGAAGATGAAAATGGAAATAGAATTTTAAATTTAGAAGAAATCTCTGAAACTTTAACACAAAAAGCACAGAAAAGAGCTATAAGTGAAGAAGATATAAAGGAAAAATTATCAGAAATTGGAGATAGTGAATTTACTGTTAAAAATATAAAAATTGATATAGATGAAAATATTTTTATTCCATTATCAGAGTTAAAAAATCTAAAAAGAAATGCAGTTGAAAAGTTTAGAGAAAAGATACTTTCATATTTTAGAAGAGATTTAGACAGTAAGTTAAAAGAAAATAATCAAGAATATTTTAAATTAGAGATAGAAAAAGATGAGCCAAAGGATTTGGAAATAAGGGTAATAGTTTCTAATGAGGAGCAAAAAAACTTTTTAGAAAATATAAAAAATGAGTATAATATAAAGGAAATATATTATAGAACTTATGACATAGCTAAGCAATCTATGTTAAGTCAACATAATTTAGATAGTAAATTGGCTTCTAATTTCTATGAGTTATTAAAAAATAAAAATTCAGCTGTGATGTTAAATTGGAATATGAATATAGTAAATTCATATACTATCTCTGTTTTAGAAAAAATTGAAAAGCTAGAAAGTTTTATAGTTTCTCCTGAAATAAATTTTTCTAAGATAAGAGAATTAGGGAAAACAAGATTAAAAAAAGCCTTGTTAATCTATTCAAAATTAAAAGGAATGACAATAGATATTGATATAGCTGATAATAAAAATGAAGTTATAACTAATAAAGAGAATGATAAATTTAATATTATCAAAAATGAATATGGTACAGAAATATTTTTAGATAAGCCACTTAATATTATTAATATAATGGAGGATATCAAAAAATTAAATGTTGATATAGTAGTTTTAGAATTTACAACTGAAACTATTGAAGATATTAAGAAAGTTTTAAAACAATTAAAGACAAGAAAAGGTGAATACAGAGAGTATAACTATAAAAGGGGGGTGTATTAA
- a CDS encoding phosphatidylglycerophosphatase A, which translates to MGDHNHNHKLIKNLGTCFGLGEMPFMPGTFGTLGGIPIFLLLTYLRKFFLNVMVFNSFYLVFLVTFFAISVYVADICEKEIFKKEDPQAVVIDEVLGFLTTLFLINPVGIKATLIAMLLAFIIFRILDITKIGPIYKSQSFGNGVGVVLDDFLAGIIGNFILVFIWTKFFY; encoded by the coding sequence ATGGGCGACCATAATCACAATCATAAACTCATTAAGAATTTAGGGACTTGTTTTGGCTTGGGAGAAATGCCATTTATGCCAGGAACATTTGGAACGTTAGGAGGAATACCAATATTCTTGCTATTGACATATTTAAGAAAATTCTTTTTAAATGTAATGGTGTTTAACTCTTTTTACTTGGTGTTCTTAGTTACATTTTTTGCTATATCTGTTTATGTTGCAGATATTTGTGAAAAAGAGATATTTAAAAAAGAGGACCCACAAGCAGTTGTAATTGATGAAGTATTAGGATTTTTAACTACATTGTTTTTAATAAATCCTGTTGGAATAAAGGCGACTTTGATTGCTATGTTATTAGCATTTATAATTTTTAGAATATTGGATATAACAAAAATAGGACCTATATATAAATCACAAAGTTTTGGTAATGGAGTTGGGGTAGTTTTAGATGATTTCTTAGCAGGAATTATAGGAAACTTTATTTTGGTGTTTATTTGGACAAAATTTTTCTATTGA
- a CDS encoding CinA family nicotinamide mononucleotide deamidase-related protein translates to MKAGIFLVGTELLNGATIDTNSIYIAEELNKYGIEIEFKMTVRDVMSEITKALTYAKKNVDLVILTGGLGPTDDDITKEAMAKFLKKKLVVDEKEKQELLKKYKGYKNPNKTNFKEVEKPEGAVSFKNDVGMAPAVYVDGLVAFPGFPNELKNMFPKFLKYYVKENNLKSQIYIKDIITYGIGESVLETTVKDLFTEGDIFYEFLVKDYGTLIRLQTKIENKKNVAKIIKKLYNRISEFIIGEDDERIENTIFECLNSGEKPLTISTAESCTGGMIASKLIEVPGISENFIEAIVSYSNEAKIKRLKVKKETLEKYGAVSEEVAREMLAGLKTDIGISTTGIAGPGGGSKEKPVGLVYIGIKVKDEVKVFKRELKGDRNKIRQRTMMHALYNLLKILK, encoded by the coding sequence ATGAAAGCAGGAATATTTTTAGTTGGAACAGAGTTACTAAATGGAGCAACAATAGATACGAATAGTATTTATATAGCAGAAGAATTAAACAAGTATGGAATTGAAATAGAATTTAAAATGACAGTTAGAGATGTAATGAGTGAGATTACAAAGGCTTTAACTTATGCAAAGAAAAATGTTGACTTAGTTATTTTAACAGGTGGTTTAGGACCTACTGATGATGATATAACTAAGGAAGCAATGGCAAAATTTTTAAAGAAAAAATTAGTTGTAGATGAAAAAGAAAAACAAGAATTGTTAAAGAAATATAAGGGCTATAAAAATCCTAATAAAACTAATTTTAAAGAAGTTGAAAAACCAGAAGGAGCAGTAAGTTTTAAAAATGATGTGGGAATGGCACCAGCAGTTTATGTAGATGGCTTAGTTGCTTTTCCAGGTTTTCCAAATGAATTAAAAAATATGTTTCCAAAATTTTTAAAATATTATGTGAAAGAAAATAATTTAAAAAGCCAAATCTATATAAAGGATATAATCACTTATGGAATTGGAGAAAGTGTACTTGAAACAACAGTAAAAGACCTATTTACTGAAGGAGACATTTTTTATGAGTTTCTAGTAAAGGACTATGGAACTCTAATAAGATTGCAAACAAAGATTGAAAATAAAAAGAATGTAGCAAAAATTATAAAAAAGTTATATAATAGAATATCTGAGTTCATAATTGGAGAAGATGATGAAAGAATAGAAAATACTATTTTTGAATGTTTAAACTCAGGTGAAAAGCCACTTACTATTTCAACAGCTGAGTCTTGTACAGGTGGTATGATAGCAAGTAAATTAATTGAAGTTCCAGGTATATCAGAAAACTTTATTGAAGCTATAGTTTCTTATTCAAATGAAGCAAAAATTAAAAGGCTAAAAGTTAAAAAAGAAACTCTTGAAAAATATGGAGCGGTCAGTGAAGAAGTTGCAAGAGAAATGCTTGCAGGTTTAAAAACAGATATTGGAATTTCAACAACAGGTATAGCAGGACCAGGTGGAGGGTCAAAAGAAAAACCAGTGGGGCTTGTATATATAGGAATAAAAGTAAAAGATGAAGTAAAAGTTTTTAAAAGAGAGTTAAAAGGTGATAGAAATAAAATAAGACAGAGGACAATGATGCACGCACTCTACAACTTATTAAAAATATTAAAGTGA
- a CDS encoding cupin domain-containing protein — MTIGEKLKKSRNDKGMSLRELATKVELSASFLSQIEQGKASPSIENLKKIAHTLDVRVAYLIEDEEDDIRNIEHIKKENIRYIESLDSNIKMGILLSNNREKNMEPIIYEIGVDGESGRDFYSHGSSEEFIYILEGELEVYVANKKYKLSKGDSLYFKSSLKHRFKNTSKKEVKALWVVSPPTF, encoded by the coding sequence ATGACAATAGGTGAGAAATTAAAGAAAAGTAGAAACGATAAGGGAATGTCTTTAAGAGAACTTGCAACAAAGGTAGAATTATCAGCAAGTTTCTTATCACAAATTGAACAAGGGAAAGCCTCTCCTTCAATAGAAAATTTAAAGAAGATAGCACATACATTGGATGTTAGAGTGGCTTATCTTATTGAAGATGAGGAAGATGATATTAGAAATATAGAGCATATAAAAAAAGAAAACATAAGATATATAGAGAGTTTAGACTCTAATATTAAAATGGGAATTTTACTTTCAAATAATAGAGAAAAAAATATGGAGCCTATAATATATGAAATAGGTGTTGATGGAGAAAGTGGAAGAGATTTTTATAGCCATGGAAGTTCTGAAGAATTTATATATATATTAGAAGGTGAATTAGAAGTATATGTGGCAAATAAAAAATATAAATTATCAAAAGGAGATAGCTTGTATTTTAAATCTAGTTTAAAACATAGATTTAAAAATACTTCAAAAAAAGAAGTAAAAGCATTGTGGGTAGTTAGCCCACCAACATTCTAA
- a CDS encoding DegV family protein, whose amino-acid sequence MKIEIKILNPVRLTKLFIAASRWLSKYADVLNDLNVYPVPDGDTGTNMSMTLQSVENALIGLQSEPNMEELVDIISEAVLLGARGNSGTILSQIIQGFLDAVRDKEEIDIDTAAKAFVSAKERAYKAVSQPVEGTILTVIRRVSEAAMAYDGPKDDFIPFLVNLKNAAANAVEDTPNLLPKLKEAGVVDAGGKGIFYVLEGFEKSVTDPEMLKDLARIANSQVNRKQKLEYINKNEIKFKYCTEFIIESGDFDLDEYKEKIGKLGDSMVVAQTRKKTKTHIHTNNPGQALEIAGSLGDLNNIKIENMEIQHSHVLVKEEELNKVDIRGVVKEKETVPEEPKLLFNEKNIENSVAIYAVVDNKNVADLFLKDGASATLIGGQTKNPSVSDIEKGLKQIKAKTIYILPNNKNIIASAKLAAKRDNRDIIVIDTKTMLEGHYFTKNRKMNLQNLLRQLRFNNSIEITKAVRDTKINDIEIKIGDSIALVNGSLTEKAERVEDLIKKIYEKYANDNTLAVTVIRGKTATEEGNEAIKSKSFKKFYEYDGEQDNYSYYIYLEQRDPSLSKIAILTDSASDITPDMIEGLDVAVIPIRLKIGENNYKDGVNLSKKEFWHKLLTEKVMPKTAQPSPAEFRDYYEELFNKGYEKIISLHISSKMSGTQQVAKVAREMLKREKDIIIVDSKSVTFGQAYQVLEAAKMIKAGAKLEDILTRLYEIADKMKVYFAVSDLTYLEKGGRIGRASSVIGNLLKLRPVLKLEDGEVSLETKTFGERGAISYMEKILKNEGKNSIYLYTAWGGTNQELQSTDILKKTADSIRKIEYKGRFEIGATIGSHSGPVFGIGIISKIR is encoded by the coding sequence ATGAAAATAGAGATAAAAATTTTAAACCCTGTCAGGCTGACAAAGTTATTTATAGCAGCAAGTAGATGGCTTTCAAAATATGCAGATGTTTTAAATGACTTAAATGTTTATCCTGTACCAGATGGAGATACAGGAACAAATATGTCTATGACATTACAATCAGTTGAAAATGCATTGATAGGATTACAAAGTGAGCCTAATATGGAAGAACTTGTTGATATAATTTCAGAAGCAGTTCTATTAGGAGCAAGAGGAAATTCAGGAACTATTTTATCACAAATAATTCAAGGATTCTTAGATGCAGTAAGAGATAAAGAAGAAATAGATATAGATACAGCAGCAAAGGCTTTTGTATCTGCAAAAGAAAGAGCATATAAGGCAGTAAGCCAACCAGTTGAAGGAACAATACTTACAGTTATAAGAAGAGTTTCAGAAGCAGCTATGGCTTATGATGGACCAAAGGATGACTTTATACCATTCTTAGTTAATTTAAAAAATGCAGCTGCCAATGCAGTTGAAGATACTCCTAATCTTTTACCTAAATTAAAAGAAGCAGGTGTTGTTGATGCTGGTGGTAAAGGAATTTTTTATGTACTTGAAGGATTTGAAAAATCTGTTACTGACCCTGAAATGTTAAAAGATTTAGCAAGAATAGCAAATTCACAAGTAAACAGAAAACAAAAATTAGAATATATAAATAAGAATGAAATAAAATTTAAATATTGTACAGAGTTTATAATTGAGTCTGGAGATTTTGACTTAGATGAATACAAAGAAAAAATTGGTAAACTTGGGGATTCTATGGTTGTTGCCCAAACAAGAAAAAAGACTAAGACTCATATACATACAAATAATCCGGGACAAGCATTGGAAATTGCGGGTTCATTAGGAGATTTAAATAATATAAAAATTGAAAATATGGAAATTCAACACAGCCATGTTTTAGTTAAGGAAGAAGAACTTAATAAAGTTGATATAAGAGGTGTTGTAAAAGAAAAAGAAACTGTTCCAGAAGAGCCAAAACTATTATTCAATGAAAAGAATATTGAAAATAGTGTAGCAATATATGCAGTGGTAGATAATAAAAATGTAGCTGATTTATTTTTAAAAGATGGAGCAAGTGCAACTTTAATTGGTGGACAAACAAAGAACCCTTCTGTTTCAGATATAGAAAAAGGTCTAAAACAAATTAAGGCTAAAACTATCTATATTTTACCTAATAATAAAAATATTATTGCTAGTGCAAAACTTGCAGCAAAAAGAGATAATAGAGATATTATAGTTATAGATACTAAAACAATGTTAGAAGGACATTATTTTACAAAAAATAGAAAGATGAACCTTCAAAATTTATTAAGACAATTAAGATTTAATAATTCTATTGAAATTACAAAGGCAGTTAGAGATACTAAAATAAATGATATAGAAATAAAAATTGGAGATAGTATTGCCCTTGTAAATGGTTCTTTAACAGAGAAAGCTGAAAGAGTTGAAGATTTAATCAAGAAAATCTATGAAAAATATGCAAATGACAATACTTTAGCTGTTACTGTTATTAGAGGAAAAACAGCAACAGAAGAAGGAAATGAAGCAATAAAATCTAAGAGCTTTAAAAAATTCTATGAATATGATGGAGAACAAGATAATTATTCTTACTACATTTACTTAGAACAAAGAGACCCTAGTTTATCAAAGATTGCTATACTAACAGATTCTGCATCTGATATAACACCAGATATGATAGAAGGACTTGATGTAGCAGTTATTCCAATAAGACTTAAAATTGGAGAAAATAACTATAAGGATGGAGTGAATTTAAGTAAAAAAGAATTTTGGCATAAATTATTGACAGAAAAAGTAATGCCTAAAACTGCTCAGCCTTCTCCTGCTGAATTTAGAGATTATTATGAAGAATTATTTAATAAAGGATATGAAAAAATAATATCACTTCATATTTCTAGTAAGATGAGTGGAACTCAACAAGTTGCAAAAGTTGCAAGAGAAATGTTAAAGAGAGAGAAAGATATAATTATAGTGGATTCAAAATCTGTTACATTTGGACAAGCATATCAAGTTCTTGAAGCCGCAAAAATGATAAAAGCAGGAGCTAAATTAGAAGATATTTTAACAAGACTTTATGAAATAGCAGATAAGATGAAGGTATATTTTGCAGTTAGTGACTTAACTTACCTAGAAAAAGGTGGAAGAATTGGAAGAGCTTCATCAGTAATTGGTAACTTATTAAAATTAAGACCTGTTTTAAAATTAGAAGATGGAGAGGTTAGCCTTGAAACTAAAACTTTTGGTGAAAGAGGAGCTATCTCTTATATGGAAAAAATTCTAAAAAATGAAGGTAAAAATAGTATTTATCTATATACTGCTTGGGGAGGAACTAACCAAGAATTACAAAGTACAGATATATTGAAAAAGACAGCAGATTCAATAAGAAAAATTGAATATAAAGGTAGATTTGAAATTGGAGCTACAATAGGCAGTCATAGTGGGCCTGTTTTTGGAATTGGAATTATATCTAAAATTAGATAA
- a CDS encoding type II toxin-antitoxin system RelE/ParE family toxin: protein MKSYKVIYKKRAEKFIMINKIEGIKFYKAFQEIAKSKENYKKYDIKKFHCDNDYTFRLRIGSNRAIFEVYKDKIVILVLNIRSRGDIYK from the coding sequence ATGAAATCCTATAAAGTTATCTACAAGAAAAGAGCTGAAAAATTTATAATGATTAATAAAATTGAAGGGATAAAATTCTATAAGGCATTTCAAGAAATAGCAAAAAGTAAAGAAAATTATAAAAAATATGATATTAAAAAATTTCATTGTGACAATGATTATACTTTTCGTTTAAGAATAGGTAGTAATAGGGCTATTTTTGAAGTTTATAAAGATAAAATAGTTATCTTAGTTTTAAATATTAGAAGTCGTGGAGACATATACAAATAG
- a CDS encoding PTS sugar transporter subunit IIA encodes MKFSSYLNPDYIFPCLEVNSKKEIIKTIVDKVAEDNKMVSEQKNEIIKNILKREEEISTCIGNGIFLPHTRMIDFSDFIIAVATVKNKLEAEIGGTNQTDDIKVVFLIISDVLKNKNLLKAMSAISKIALKNPEIIEKIKTATHEKQILELLSTNDIEIEHKIIAEDVLSPEIKPARENDTLEEIAKRLIIEQKSALPVLREDGILLGEITERELIGFGMPEHLSLMSDLNFLTVGEPFEEYLINESTMTIKDIYRKDIKHLLIDKDTPIMEICFKMVYKGMHRLYVVNPKDNKYLGIINRSDIIKKVLHI; translated from the coding sequence ATGAAATTTTCAAGTTACTTAAATCCAGATTATATATTTCCTTGTTTAGAAGTAAATTCTAAGAAAGAAATAATTAAAACAATTGTTGATAAAGTGGCAGAAGATAATAAGATGGTTTCTGAACAAAAAAATGAAATTATCAAAAATATTTTAAAGAGAGAAGAAGAAATTTCTACTTGTATAGGAAATGGAATTTTTTTACCACATACAAGAATGATAGATTTTTCAGATTTTATTATAGCAGTTGCCACTGTTAAAAATAAATTGGAAGCTGAGATTGGTGGAACAAATCAAACTGATGATATAAAAGTTGTTTTCTTAATAATTTCAGATGTATTGAAAAATAAAAATCTATTAAAGGCTATGAGTGCAATTTCAAAAATAGCTTTAAAAAATCCTGAAATTATAGAAAAAATTAAAACAGCAACTCATGAAAAACAAATACTTGAATTGTTATCAACTAATGATATAGAAATAGAACATAAAATTATAGCAGAAGATGTTTTAAGTCCAGAAATAAAACCTGCAAGAGAAAATGATACTTTGGAAGAAATTGCTAAAAGATTGATAATAGAGCAAAAGTCAGCATTACCAGTTTTAAGGGAAGATGGTATTCTTTTAGGAGAAATTACAGAAAGAGAATTAATAGGTTTTGGTATGCCTGAACATTTATCACTTATGAGTGATTTAAACTTCTTAACAGTAGGAGAACCTTTTGAAGAATACTTAATTAATGAAAGCACAATGACAATAAAAGATATTTATAGAAAAGATATAAAACATTTATTGATAGACAAGGATACTCCTATAATGGAAATTTGTTTTAAGATGGTATATAAGGGAATGCACAGATTATATGTTGTAAATCCAAAAGATAATAAATATCTTGGAATTATAAATAGGTCAGATATTATTAAGAAAGTGTTACATATATAA
- a CDS encoding ArsB/NhaD family transporter: MLYIGILIFIVVFYCIITEKIPSSWATMAGGLLMTLIGIINQEQVLETIYNRLEVLFLLVGMMMIVLLVSETGVFQWFAIKVAQLVRGEPFKLIILLACVTALCSAFLDNVTTILLMAPVSILLAKQLKLNPFPFVITEVMSANIGGLATLIGDPTQLIIGAEGKLTFNEFLFNTAPVTILSMISLLATVYFMYAKNMKVSNELKAKIMELDSSRSLKDIKLLKQSMIIFSLVIIGFILNNFVDKGLAIIALSGAVFLALIAKKSPKEMFEGVEWETLFFFIGLFMMIKGIENLDIIKFIGDKMIHLTEGHFGGAVFSTMWISAAFTSVIGNVANAATFSKILNIMTPSFAGEGSVKALWWALSFGSCLGGNLSLLGSATNVVAVGAADKAGCKINFVQFLKFGGIIAIENLIIASIYIYFRYL, translated from the coding sequence ATGTTATATATTGGAATTTTGATATTTATAGTGGTATTCTATTGTATAATTACAGAGAAAATACCAAGTTCTTGGGCAACTATGGCTGGAGGTTTATTAATGACTTTAATAGGTATAATAAACCAAGAGCAAGTTCTTGAAACAATATACAATAGATTAGAAGTTTTATTTTTACTTGTTGGAATGATGATGATAGTTCTTCTTGTTTCTGAAACAGGGGTGTTCCAATGGTTTGCAATTAAGGTTGCACAGCTGGTAAGAGGAGAACCATTTAAGTTGATTATTTTATTAGCTTGTGTAACTGCTTTATGTTCTGCATTTTTGGATAATGTTACAACAATTTTACTTATGGCACCAGTATCAATATTGTTGGCTAAGCAATTAAAATTAAATCCTTTCCCTTTTGTTATAACAGAAGTCATGTCAGCAAATATTGGAGGACTTGCAACATTGATAGGTGACCCTACTCAACTTATCATAGGTGCAGAAGGAAAATTAACTTTTAACGAATTTCTATTTAATACAGCACCAGTTACAATACTTTCAATGATTTCTCTTTTAGCAACAGTTTATTTTATGTATGCTAAAAATATGAAAGTATCAAATGAATTAAAAGCTAAAATTATGGAATTGGATTCAAGTAGATCATTAAAGGATATAAAACTTTTAAAACAATCAATGATAATATTTTCTTTAGTTATAATAGGTTTTATCTTAAATAACTTTGTAGATAAAGGACTAGCTATAATTGCATTATCAGGAGCAGTCTTTTTAGCATTAATTGCAAAGAAAAGTCCTAAGGAAATGTTTGAAGGTGTTGAATGGGAAACTTTATTTTTCTTTATAGGATTATTTATGATGATAAAGGGAATAGAAAACCTTGATATTATTAAATTTATTGGGGATAAAATGATACATTTAACAGAAGGTCATTTTGGAGGAGCAGTGTTCTCAACAATGTGGATATCAGCAGCCTTTACATCAGTAATAGGGAATGTTGCCAATGCTGCCACATTCTCAAAAATTCTTAATATTATGACTCCAAGTTTTGCAGGAGAGGGAAGTGTAAAAGCACTTTGGTGGGCATTATCGTTTGGCTCTTGTTTAGGTGGAAATTTAAGTTTGTTGGGTTCTGCAACAAATGTTGTTGCAGTAGGAGCTGCAGATAAAGCAGGATGTAAAATTAATTTTGTACAATTTTTAAAATTTGGTGGAATTATTGCCATAGAAAATTTAATAATAGCTTCAATATATATTTATTTCAGATATCTATAA